The sequence below is a genomic window from Oreochromis niloticus isolate F11D_XX linkage group LG3, O_niloticus_UMD_NMBU, whole genome shotgun sequence.
gcgagtggctccaggaGATCCCAgtaacaacatcggagatctctgtccagagtgcagtcctaggaacagctaagatactgcgcaggaccctcaagctcccaggcctctggtgtgtgtgtgtgtgtgtgtgtgtatatatatatatacatatatacgtatatatatatatatatatatatatatatatatatatatgtatacatgtatatgtatatatatatacggcgctggcacggctggcagccttaacccaatttccctcggcatgaataaagtatgatcaatcaatcaatcagtcaatcaatatatatatgtgtgtgtgtgtgtgtgtgtgtgtgttcctcgCACTGGACTTGCATTTATATAAAACTTTTCACTGACTTACAGTGCATTAACACTGTAGTGAAAAACTAAATAATGACATCTGTTTATTGGGTTTTATTTCATAACTTAGTTTAGGACTTGAATAAGTCTTGATTGATTTTGTGACTCAGGTATTTATTTGAAGTTCGACTAACTCTTGATAGAAAGTTTGTCCTCTAGAAGGTTTCATGTTAGTGCAGATCAGTTGTGTCTCTGAGACATTTAacatcaggttttttctctttttgttgtttctcaaaataaaacaaagagcagcacaaacaaccaaaacagacgATGATATTCCCATTCCCAGTCCAACACGACCAGACCTGTCTTTACTCTCTTGAGGTGGAGTTAAAGATGGTTGTGGAGTTTGAGGATTTTCAACAATGGCTatcaaggaaaaacaaaaaaatcattgtTAATCATCATAATGGTTGCTGGCATGTAGATTACACAAATTACAAAATCCTCAACTTCAAAAAGTCTACACAAATACACACGGCAGCCAGTGTTACAGATAACCAACTATTAGAAAAGAAATTCTGTTAAATCAACTTACGAATAACACTGAGTCTGCAACCCGCAAAACCAGAGCCCTTATCTACCCTCACTGTACAGTTGTACAGACCAGAGTCATTAGTCCTGAGTGTGGACAGTTGAAGTCTGATTCGTCCTTCTCTGATGGCATCTCTGTCACTCTGGACTCGTCCTGAAAACTTTTTCGACACTGATAACTCAACACCATCATAGAAATGATACAAGTCTGAGATTTCGCTATCAGTCATTTGAAAACATTGAATAAAAAGGTAGCTCCAGGAGCTGTAAGGTGTGGTGGTGAACGTCCACTCCAGTGTGATGTTCTGGTTCTCCTCTGCCCGATAGAAGGTCTGTGTCACATTCACTACAAATGATTCTGTTGAGGacacagagagggaaagagaagagCAGACACACTAAGACCTGGAACAGGCTAAAAGCAGCAAAGGTGATTTGAGCAGCAAAACTCTATTAAGTCAAGTTAAATAacccacacagtttaaaagataATCAGATTTTAGAAAGAAAAGTCAACTCAACTTACTAGTGACCTCGAGTTCACTGCTGGCAGAGCCAGATCCATAATCTGTTTTCACATGACACGTGTACATGCCCGAGTCCTCAGTCCTGAGTCTGGACAGTTGAAGTTTAATTCGTCCTTCTCTGAGGGCATCTTTGTCACTCTGGACGCGTcctaaaaacctttcatcttgAGACACTGACACCTCAACAACATCACGTATATGATACTGGATTTTGTTACTGAAAATTTCATGGACTTTGCCACTACTTTTCTGGTCACAGttgataaaaatgtatttggGGTCAGGTTTGGTTGTGAACGTCCACTCCAGGGTGATGTTGTGGTTCTCCTCTGCCTGATAGGAGGTCTGTGTTACATTTACTATAAATGAtcctgttgaggagacagagagagagagagagaggagcagacacacTGAGAACTGTAACAAATATCTTATTGAGCTTTAATTGGAGTCCATAGAGTGAAGCCGTAAACTAACCAGAGACACATGaggtgaggatgatgagcagcaggATCCTGCAGATCATCTTCTCCCTGTGAGAGGAGACAGAAGTGAAGAGTCAATATGTGAGatcaaatgaaaacagaaagcaaaacaGAGCCGataacagagaaaaaacacagtTCCCGGGGTCTCCCACATGAAAGCAGTGGCGacaaaacagttcagggggctgACCACATAGGAAACGCAGCAGCGGTGGAGAATCAAATCCGGCAGACAACCATGTGGGAAGCGGTGGGGAATAAAATCTGGAGGTTGACCATGGAGGAAGCTACAGCGGCAGCAAAAAAGGTCTGGCTGGCCCGAATTAGCCGAACAATGCACAGACTCTGGGTTGACAGGTTCAAAAAATTTTAATTCCTGGCTCGGAAAGAGTGGAACGATAACAGACTTCAAAAACCATCACCAAATATTGCCATCAGTGATAACGGTTCACACTATAACTATAAAGAATATACTGATTATGACTTTGAGCAAAGGACTTCAAATCAGACAAACAGTGAAggtgaaaaatgtgtttagatTGTGAGTCAGTTGTTAAAAAAAGGCAAGTCAAAGTAAATTTGATCCTTATTTAAATGCTGACAAAGCAGAAGTTGGCATAcatcaaaaagaaagagaaggatTATTATAACAGGTCAACCAGAGCCTGAAGCTATTTGTCAGTGCTAGTGCAATGTTAATGTTCTCCAAGAAGTTGCATGAGGGTCACATAAAGTGAGAGTTACAAACTCACTGCATTCTTTTATAAACAGTGCATTCACCTAAGggatttaaataataataagtaaGGGAAAACGTCACCAGATGAAGCTTTAACAGCAGCTGTTCTGAGGAGATCAGCAAGACAAAGCCAGATAAATTACATCAGAAACAATCAAGACACCCTCTGCATGTGAATGTGTGGCGTTtaacttttgatttttttatgtacaGAAGGAGAAAGGTGAAGAGCCAGAGAATATGGAAAAGGAAGATTATGAATATAATTATTAAAAGTTTATTGGCTCTATAATTATAAGgagtagaattttttttttatatgttatCAAAGAGAACAACAGTATTTtccattcaaaaacaaaatgtaattaataaCTTTAAGGCATTAATAAGTGTTTCTTATTAAAGCgacaacaaaaaaactgtaCCTTTTCCACATTGTTCATAAAGCATCTGATGCTGAAAATTCAAAAAAGGTCAGAAAGGCTTTAATAGGAAAAATACATAATCAGTAATGGCTATGAATTGCATATTGAATTACTTCCTTTCTATTCATAAAGTATGTGTCGCAAactggctgtgtgcaggcaggcgaGGACCCAAGTTTAGTCCTCACGGCAACAAaaactcaaactcaaaatacagttttattgaACGGCAAAAAGGCGATACACAGACTAAACTGGGAGCTACTATTATCAGggggaaacacagagagagacaaacgGCTAAGAGGGAGGACATGACACAGACCTGAGGAAGAcgctgacataaatacacaaaaagaTAACGAGGGAAGCTGGAGCACAGCTGAGatggataataataatgagacaGGGGAAGAGCAAACACAATATGATACATagggagacacagagggcaaagacacgaggggaaatctaataaacaatactgaaaaaaacaatCTAGGAACCACAGAATAACCACAGAGTACAAGTGAACCTAAAAACAATATAGAAAGaccaaaaatgcacaaaaacccaaaacactgggtcaagtggcccaggaccatgacagtatgtctttccacatttttctttttccaaattTCACATCCTCACTTCCTCTTCTTAGTTCCTCTTACCCGAGATACAAGTGGAGGAAGTGGGGAAGAGACACACGGAGAGAGGAGTCAACAAGTATTTAAAGCTGGTTTTATGGTATCGGGAAGGTATCGCGTCCTCTGTCTGCCCGACTCCAGGCATTGTTCATATGCCTGCAGAGAGCTCTGTTGCCAGATTGGGGCAGtatcccacatagcagacagttCTGGCCTGGATCTGGTGTTAacccggcactgctggctgacttctggcatggtaagtggtatgtcatccagatatgggccaggcctggtgtAGATGGCAccgtttatgtgatggcatgccacatctggcccgaTTATGGTTTGgtgtatgtggcccaggctcatagaacaCAGGCCTGGCCgggatctggcatcaagctggcacttctgattgactggtgtcatggcagggtgtatgtcaaccagatgtgggccacgtctggcaatgatgccactatttatgttcctattttcctattttagttagaaaacccaaatgccatgttgcaatactatactgctatggtggccaatgtttcaaatgcaggtttgacaagTTTGTGAGTGTaaactttatccaaaacctagtgagggtttactcatgtttacttTTGTCCCATGTAAGTCATCAGTTTTCTACGTCTGTCAGCGGCGGAAAACAGCAAAGTTATAACATAAAGATCTGAAATTAAACCTTGTGTTAAAAGCACAGTAtccactgcagccactgtcTGTGCTTTTCATGCTCTTTTTTTGATCTTTGAAGTTTTTTTCACAGTTCTCTTGTTCCAGTTGAGCTTTACTGTGACCAGAATCATGTACTAAGTGTGCTATGTGAATTACAATCTAGCTGTAGCCACTTCTGGTTCTAAATTATTGTCTAAAACTTAAAGCTACAGTCTGGAGTCACTTAGCTAcagttaaaattattttattccattattattattatcagggCTGGGTCAAATTATTTTGAAATGgttttgtttgtaatttttgCAATCAGTAATGCAACTTGATTTTACAACATAATTAATTACTTCAAACGTTAAAATCATTACATTTCTCTTTAGCatgaaaagcattttaattgTGAATATTTCGTAGTTGTTAAAATCAAATAACACTTTTATAAACTTCACTGAAGTAATCATCTTTTCATTTTCAATTAAATATCCAAACATAATACTTAGAAACATAAATATTGGTGATGTTACTATTAACAAAGCATCCATGCTCACCTGATTTGTGTAAGTTTATTTGGCTGATCTGGCTGTGTTCCAGTTGGTCTATTCTGCTGCACTCCAAAACTGCTGTAAAAACCCAGAAAATACTTATTTTATCCTCAGGCACTAGGTCTTTAATTATGACCTATTTAAAATCTTTCCTCCAGTTCTGTCATTTGGAAAGGTTGTGACAATATGTCGACACACGTCGTCCACATGCTCCTCGTCTTTCCTTATATAAAACAGACTTCTTGTCATGCCAGTGAAAGTGAACCTTAAAATGCTCAGATAACAGAGTCTCCTCCTCCAAGCAGAATAATACCTCATTTCATACACTGCTTTTGTTTCACACACTGCCCACATCTCACATCCTCTTCAGTGGAAATTATACAGAAGGTGAGTCACAGTAGCGTGCTGCCAGGTTGGGGTCTAGACATTGGTGTCAGAAGAGGAAGCGACCCCTTAGCTTGGAGTCTGAGCATGACAGGGAGTGACCACctggcatttctgaaagttgtggACAGTTTGGGTAGAGCAACAAATCTGAATGCTTTGTAACATCATTCGCATGAGTGAGGAACAGTGGGTATTATTGTGTTTCAAGAAGGGACAAAAAACAGCGTTCTATGTCACCAAGGGCAGCTTGGAACAGGCAATGGTCTAAGGAAGCCAGCAGGGACTGTAAGGGAAATCTTACTATGAGAACAAGCTTAACAGTGTGAGATGTAAGACTGATGGGAGAGACGGCTACATTAATATGTGGGACTCAGCTGCTGATTGTAGTGTTGATGCCAAGGCCTgctcctcttctccctctcattttcttcatttatgtgtttgtttattgtttccTGGGGATGTTATCTCCACGATTTATGCTCAGTTTTTGTAaataatcacaaaaaaaaaaaaactacagcaCATTTTCATTATGCTGAATTTCTTTCATTATAAGGAGACCACACTATGCACATTTGGTAAAATGCTGCATTGAGAAACTCAAGTTTATAACAGTTTATCAGAAAATATCTTTTCATGTTAACATCAAATTGTAATGTAATGGTTATCCAACAAAGCTGCATGCTCAAGTTTGCCAGATAATGAGGCCGGATGACAGTTGTGTGGAGTCTCTACATTTAAGGTGGCAGAAATGCACCTTGTTGTGAACAAACACAGAGTGGATTTGTTAAATGGACCTTTACATGACTTCTGATGTGCATCTCTCCCACAGATGTTCTGTTGCTCACACAGAAATACTTCCATGTACTTTAATAAGATTTGAGTCTCTGCGGGAGGTTAGGTGAGAAAATGACTTACAGTAGAAAAAACATCACAGCAGTTGACACAGCTGAGACATCAAAATCTAATCAATTTAACAGAAGGAGTTTACAGTTTTATTCGCTTTGTGTTAAAAGGACAGATGGCACTAGAATtataaacaaactgaaaacttgTTTATGCCAACTGGCAGATTTAATTTATGGACAGTCACAGGGGTGGATTAGTAAATGGTAATGGTAAATtaactggttcttatatagcgccaCTCACCACTTTCTTATTTTTTCATAATTAACTTGGGGTTAAAAATGTGCTCTGGAGTCTGTGGGTGAGAGGACGATGTTAGTAAAGCTGACCTCCACATCCATCATGAACAACCCACATCACCCTCTGCATGACTCTGTGAGTGAGCTGAGCAGCTCCATTAGTCAGAGACTGAAACACCCTAGCTGCAGGAAGGAGCGCTTTCACATACCATTCATCCCAACAGCAGTTAGACTCTATAACTCCTCAATCATGATGTCATGAGTCACTGGACACTGTAGACATCTACGGTCACCACTTCATGCATAATGCACATTTTATATGTATGGACGTGTGCAGGTATATgtgcatctactaaaaattCCAGATGAGTTTGAATCTCAGCGACCTCAATCTCAACATCTAGTTCACAGGTCAAGTTTtatgaaaatcttgtgaatgtgataactctAGAAGGAAGTCACCTAGGATTTTAAATTGATACCATTGGTGCATCTAAGAAAACTCTCACAAGGATTCAAATCTCAAAGACATTGACTACAAGGTCAGTGGTCAAGTTTTCCAAAAATTCTTTGACTGTGATAACTTGGGAACAAGACGACGTAGGATTCTGATATGGATACCatttgctgttttctttcacttaCCTCAACCTATCTATTTCTACTCTATATCATTGGTATTAATAGCTCACTCAATGGTAGACCAAACTCTGAATCAATGTACAAGGATCTTTGATATTTCAGATCTGTGATATTTGCAATTGATAGATCTCTAATTTGACATCAAACTCTCTCTTAATCAATACCCAAAGATCTTTGATATCAaattattttcacttttcattttgcacatttctacAGCAAACATGTCCGGCAGTTCCATTAGATTCCCCCCAGAACAAAAACGCATTTGTGTCATCTTCAAATAAAACTAGTTTTAATGTATCAAATACCTTACAATAGTTTTGGACCCAGTACAGGACCCTGGGGAACACCACAAGCAATGTCCAAGCATGACGAGCAAAATTCTTTTCATCTTTGTATATTTACTGAATGATGTAGCAGCAGAACCtttgaaaatgtattattatactGAACTTTATTGCTGTATTAGTCATTAGCGTGTAAAGAGTTATGGATGGCAATGACTGCAAATACAGTTCTTGCATATGTAAATGAATCAGAACTGCATCTAAAGGAGAAAAACTACTGTTACACTTTTGTATAAGTTACATGcatgccaaataaaaaaaaaatccatcacaTGAATAAGTaatgaggttgttgttgttttatcatgaatgttttgtgaaataaataaaaagaaaaaataaatattgttgaatattttttgtacatctttCATGGAACAATGTAGTAAGAacacatctttttattttttttacaaaaaagttaaaaaatgtatcatttttgGCATCTtaagtgtacagcactttgttttcagctgggaGTTATCTGAAAGTCCTATCTAAATAAGTTGCTTGCTATAGTCTTTCTGGAGTTTATAGTTTCATTACGGCTGACCCATGGCAACAGCATCCATCATCGCAATGTTAAACAGTCAGTGTGGtacaatattctttttttcctgttttgttatGGATTCTCCTTCACATCCTTCGTTCACCTCATGATTATTGTTGTTTTCACTGACATCATGCTGTGGGAGACTTATAAACCTGTGAGCAGAAGTGACTCAGCTTAATGAGTGTTGAGTTAAATCAGGCTCTCAAAACTCTGTTTAAATAATGTTACCGATTCAGGGACAtgaaacagagcacagagaaAGCACACCAACAGGGATAACTAGACacaaaaggaaacacaggaCGAAAACTTCTCAACTAGAATAtataatcaataataataataacaatgataatattaataagcacaaaacactgggtcactgacAAATAATCCCAGAGAGTTGACTGACATGAGAAGTGTCAGGGTGGGGTGTCTATTGATGAAACATTTAAGGTGACAtatgcaaacatttatcatCTCACACACATGAGCGCACATGCCCAGGAAACAGTCTTTGTTTGGCTGGCATGCAGTTTAGCACCTCATGTATGAGTCATTTTCTCAGAAGTACCTGAAGGTGAAGTCACAAGTTTTATATTTCATTAGCCAACACTACCTACCAACCTATCACAGTCTCTGCTTTTCTGTCATGAGCAGAACCTGGAAGGGGCGGGGACAGTAGCCATCACACCTGAGTTTAAAACATCTTAAATTATATTTGGCTTTTATTCCAACTATAGTAACGATACTTCTAAATAGCCACAGACTGAAAAAATCAGAAGTCAGTAAGAGTGAATAAAAAAATCATTGAAGATACCTAAGGCTAAAatcataaatgcaaaaaaacaaagttgtaGAATAAAATGCAGACTTAAGTTACAAAGATATTGTGCATGGCACATTTTGTTACTTGGGAAAATGGAGAGGAGTGATATTGAGAAAGAGGAATCCAGGAGAGGGTCTGATGGAGCAGAGGAGTGAGAATCCAAGATGTCCAATATTGTTCATTCCAAAGTCCAGAGGATTGATGAGAacaggagggcaggcaggtgagtgtCCAGTATGAACTTGGAAGCAAAGTAGGCCAGCATCGAGAGACCAGGTGTGTAAACAGGTGAGTCACTAATACTGAGTCTCGGGTGTGGAAAACTGAAGATACAGAAAATTTCTGTTAACACAAGAAGAAACATAATTTTTTGGAGCTGCACAGCTTCTTTGTCTGGATTTATGTGTGGTTCCTTTTCTgttaaaatgaatataaaaaaaaaccccaacaacaacaacaacatttggATCATTACCTGTGATCACAAAACCCTGCTCTCGCTTGAATCATGGTAAACCAGTTAAAGTGACAGGAACAAACCACCTGAGCTCAGCTGCAGGTTACACCATTTTTGAAAATCACAAAGAGAAGCTGCAGCCCTAAATGCTGATAATTAAGTTATTAGAATTCAAATACTAACCacacatttctgacatttttctttatatttgacACAAAAATGACCATAAATCAAACGTTGTGTCAGTTAGCAGTTTAACAAAGTGCCACCTGCAGAGCACAAGTTTGTCCAAAAACAGTTTAACAAAAGACGTGTTACAGGAGTACCCAGCAAGATAAACACAGTGGTTGGGTTTTGATGCTTGGGGCTTTATTAATGCAACTTCTTTCAAGCTACTGTAAACACTGTTGTACAAACTGCTTCCTTGCTCAGCTTGCTTGTCCTGTGGCTTGCACTAAGCTCGCCCCTCTTCCTTTCTAGATCCTgactgttagagtgaattgttaaatgttgccattgttgtacttaaatttgtaaacctTGCCTTGAACTACATGTTTAGATATTTTTCTGTTCCTCTCCTACATCTAGGTGGGAGATGCAATAGCTGTAAGTGTTTAACTGCAGGCACATTTCATGTGAGATTCTGGTTTCCTTATCTGATAAAGGATGTTCACTCCTGGACATTTAGGCGCCATCCTATGCTGTAAATGGTAAACCATTAAAGTTAAGCCATATACGGGTGTGGGGAGATGACCTTTGGATGACAAGGAATCATCAATCATTGGCCAGCCATGTCTGACACTGCCCCCTGAAACCACTGCATAAACCCCTCTCCTGCAGCTTAATGTAATgccctcagtcaaacagcacaCTTTTTCGGGTTCGGTGTGAGCCCCATCTGCTTACTGCAGAACTGCAGCCACCCACTACAAATACTCTGCCTAGATGTCACTAttgatgatgacatcatcaagtTAGGTGGCAGCATAGGCAGCATGTGGGATGTAAATGTGGTCCTGGAAAGTTGACGGGGTGATCTAGGAAGTTGTCGAATCAGGTCAGGGGGTAGGCATCAAACTGTGAGACCTCATTAACCTTACGGTATAGACCCATAGAGCCCCACCTTTCTTCACCAGAAGATGACCACACAGTGAGGGATCTTGGAGTAATTTCTGACCATTATTGTGCGCTTCAGTGCATACAGTTATTACTTCttggctggactactgtaattcttatCATAAGGATGCCctaaaactccctgaaaagccttcagttaatccaaaatgctgcagcaagagtcctgacagggactagaaagagagagcatatttctcctgttttggcttcccttcattggcttcctgttaaatccaggattgaattcaaaatcctgctcctcacacacAAGGtcttaacccttgtatggtgttcgggtctgtgagacccatgccatttagaggccgttgcccctttaggcagtatataccatcaaaacctgcaaaatatggTAAAAGGATATGTACACTTGATtagaactgattttattttttttataacattttattgacaaaaaacgagaagcacattaattcataaatgtgatcgaacaaaggtaaaaggaaaaaattaaccatgtttgctgttcacatggCTCGTAATTGGgataaagtaaacatctgttgagtaatttaacatacaattgtttgatagtgttaattggaaagccaaaactctagcgggtccaccagacccatgaacactggctgagtaacaaaaatacgaacaccatacaagggttaaataatcaggccccatcttatcttaatgaccttgtagtaccatatcaccctattagagcacttcgctctcacagttcaggcttacttgttgttcctagagtatttaaaagagTATTAAATTAGCTGAGAGCAAACATACCACAGATGGCTAAAACAGCCACAGTCAGATTTTCAGTTGCACAAAAGGGTGTCACACGTAAGGCTGCAGGCTGTACACGAGTCTGTGGAAAACCAAACAGCCTGTGTGGGTTAACAACCACAGTTTAAAGATATGTATAACACGTTAACTGGTGAAATGTACTCATGTTGCTGTTAAGGAAGCCTGCATATCTTCCACTGTTTCACTGACACGTACATAAAACGTGTTGAAAAGCTCTTTTTCTCATACTAACATGTAGCAAACACGCTGTGAGCTGACAGAACAATCAAAACTTTATTCACAAGGTTCAACAAACAAAGCCTCGTATTATGATAACTTCTATGATAGCCACCATCTGATGGAGCATTAGCTCAGAACTCAGTGGTCACCTCCACAATATCATCATAGTCCTCAGAAAGTCTTTCCTCATCATTGGTAATTGTTGCCAAGGAGATGGTGGAGTCATTTCCTGTAATATGAAGTCATCAGACATATTTAAATGAGTCAAAAGCAAACAAGCTTAACAAATAATCAAGAATACTCAAAGGGTTACCTTTGGCTCTGCGTCGATATAAAGAGACCATAAGGAGAGTGCAGATGAAACATGGACAGAAAACCACCAGGTAATAGACCAGTCTCATCACAAGATGGAGGGAGAAGAAGCCAGAGGGCCTACCTGCAGAAAGAATCCCACCTGTTCAATGAATATGTGGCTGGAATAAAGGTGAAATCAGAGTGAAGCtcctcacctgtgacagtgatccagctggatggagactctccatgagcgctgatgtcacacttgtagaggccttcatcagacctggaaacatgctggatggtcatgtgacctgtaggctgcttcctgatgagggagccatctttatagaaagcagctgggaggttggaggagtggtctttgttttacagagcagagtgacgtcatctccctccatcacagggagacaggactctgcaggatcactgatccacctcaacacagagacaaactacagcatttcatccatttacacacagcttcatcaacactaactccacacactcagcttaccagtgactgtcaggttaaccatgttactgatgggaccctctctgcactcacaccagtaaactccactgtctcGTTCAACGATGTAACTGATGTCACAGGAACAGTTAACTGATGttccccacccatctccacactgagtgGTGTTtcttttgcttgtgtttctcctcagagtccatccagcagagctgtcgtcctcctcacagctcagagacacaaagtctcctttaaagaactgagagctgctgggactcacagtcagacgagctgtgaagAGGATGTTTTGGGATTATGTAAGcaaattattttcttcttctagtCTGTTAAAACTACTCAAATCTCAAGTCTCAGACTGTCTGCCTCCTGTGATTAAATTAACTCTATCAAATACTGATCAGTTTTTCGCATCTGGAATCTTTTTAAGGGTGAATATACTTCCTTCATTTTTTGAGGGTGAAATATCGGCAGACTTCAGCCATCATTACTGTAATAATTATCATGTCATGCTACAGCAAAGCATAAAAAGGACCATTGGTGTAAATCAGTTATGGTTTAAATTGACTGACCTTGACATGTTGAGCTGCTCAGCAGTGatatcagaactaaagagaaatgacactcaggtaATTTTGTGTTTGGCATTCAACAAAACAGCAGAGAAACCACCAGACTGTGGAGAACACAGACGTCATTGGTTTGGTTGAATTACACACTAATAAGTGGAGAAAGGAAGAAACAGTTTATACTCCTATACCCTACACAGAGTGTTGACATGACTGAATATAAAGTAgtacatttactcaagtacttaCAGAGTATGATTCATACCATATGTTTGAACCTTTGTTTTGTAGTTTTCTATTTCTCCTCCACTGTATTTTGAATTCAAAGAGTGTACTCCTGCTATTTATTTAACTACTATGTGATGCTATATGACTATAAAGTTACTCAGCAGTATATAAGTTGTTCTAACCATCtcaaacactgaaacacaattaaatcaacatttaaataaaaatatgatgca
It includes:
- the LOC109201440 gene encoding uncharacterized protein LOC109201440, with product MICRILLLIILTSCVSGSFIVNVTQTSYQAEENHNITLEWTFTTKPDPKYIFINCDQKSSGKVHEIFSNKIQYHIRDVVEVSVSQDERFLGRVQSDKDALREGRIKLQLSRLRTEDSGMYTCHVKTDYGSGSASSELEVTKSFVVNVTQTFYRAEENQNITLEWTFTTTPYSSWSYLFIQCFQMTDSEISDLYHFYDGVELSVSKKFSGRVQSDRDAIREGRIRLQLSTLRTNDSGLYNCTVRVDKGSGFAGCRLSVIPIVENPQTPQPSLTPPQESKDRSGRVGLGMGISSSVLVVCAALCFILRNNKKRKNLMLNVSETQLICTNMKPSRGQTFYQELVELQINT